ATGCTCCTCCTCAGGGGCGAGATGAAGCTCCCGGGCAGAGGATGGCTGAAGCTTATGATTGAGCCTCTCGAGGGCAAGAACCGCCTTGAGCTTACTGCCTTCTTTGACACCGATTCATTCTGGGGGCCCCTCTACTGGATCATCCTGCTGCCTTTCCATCATCTGATCTTCATGGACATCCTGAGGGAGATTGAAAATTGGAGCTGAAAGGCGGGGAGAGGCTCTTCACATGCCAGGCCCGGCTAAATCGCGGGAAAGGGCAAGAAGGACCTCGCAGAGCGCAAAGCCGTTGAGATGATTCCTGTTTGTCCCGGTGATGAGGAGCTGATCATCCTGCCTGAGACGAAAGCCTCCGAGGGTCGTGACAATCATGGAGCCAAGTGTATTGAGGGCCTCCTGCATGGGCGGCGACAGGGGGCTCATCCGCACCATGACCTTGTCATCGGTAAAGAAAAGCCCCACAAGGCCCTTGTGATATTTCACTCCGAGATCCTCCCAGAGCTTTTCGAAGGGCTTGATATTGATCTCGATGGCCGGCAAGCCTCCCGGCGCCACAAGGGCGTTCCAGCCGTTGGGCAGCTCCACCATCCTGTCCTTGACGAAATGGCGCATAATGGAAAGGCTCTCATGGGTGCTCTTCACTTCCAGGGCCTTCTGGCATGCGGCGACGAGATCTTGCTGGCGGTAATGACTGTCCTCAAAGACAGGCTTCAGGCTGTAGCGATCCCAGAGGTCCCACCTCTCGGGGAGTATAGTGAGGCCGAATTCATCAGGATGGTGAAAAAACGGCGTTCCCGGGTAGGGAATGAACATGCTGATCACGGAAACCTGCTGCAGATCGCTCACATAAAAGTCTTCCAGCGCCCTGATACTCACCTCGGACTCGGAGGGGTCATCGCCGGGATGGCCGAAAATCCAGAGGGTGGCCACGGCTACCCCGTAATCCCTCACCATCCTGCAGGCCTTCTCCATATCGGCCCTTGTAATTCCCTTGTTCATGGCCTTCAGAACCTTCCCCGAGGCGCTCTCCACTCCAAAGGCAACCCTTGAGACTCCCATGTCCCTCAGGGCGCTGAGTCCTTCCTCGCAGACGGCATCAACCCTGGAGTTGATGTGGCTGATGAAGTAATCCCTGGAGGGAAGGGCTTTCAGGGCATCGCAGAACCTGAAGAAATAGGGGGATTTCAGCGATATCATGCTGTCCTCTATGGAAAAAATGGGCTTTTCAGAGAGGCTGCTCACATGGCGGATCTCATCCACGAGCGCCTCAACGGGAAAGATCCTCACGCGGTTTCCCCAGAACCTCTGCTCGGCGCAGAAAGTACACTTGAAGGCGCAGCCGCGGCTTGCCGTAAGGTTGATCATCACTTCATTGTAAAGCCTCCGGGGGATCAGCCCGTAATCTATCATGGGGAGCTCCTCAAGCCTCCCCGGTGAGCGGAGCCCGTTGATGCGGATCATGGCGCCGTCCCGGTAAGTGAGGCCCTCAAGGCCTTCAAGAGGGAGATTCCCTGCCAGGCGGTGCGCCAGCTCAAGCGACGTCCACTCCGCTTCTCCTCGTATGACTGAATCGGCGCAGGACACCTCCTCAAGGCTCCTTTCAGAGAGAAACGATGCGTGGACGCCGCCG
This region of Candidatus Eremiobacterota bacterium genomic DNA includes:
- a CDS encoding radical SAM protein encodes the protein MKKVLVIDPGIRFLRGAREHTIEDSHFPRGAMSIATFLRSRGVDTEFLFLDALRQRSTFGENVSLIYDTLRGVISGRDYSLIAIGGPFTIQMPLIQMVAEMARDLSPRSHIALGGVHASFLSERSLEEVSCADSVIRGEAEWTSLELAHRLAGNLPLEGLEGLTYRDGAMIRINGLRSPGRLEELPMIDYGLIPRRLYNEVMINLTASRGCAFKCTFCAEQRFWGNRVRIFPVEALVDEIRHVSSLSEKPIFSIEDSMISLKSPYFFRFCDALKALPSRDYFISHINSRVDAVCEEGLSALRDMGVSRVAFGVESASGKVLKAMNKGITRADMEKACRMVRDYGVAVATLWIFGHPGDDPSESEVSIRALEDFYVSDLQQVSVISMFIPYPGTPFFHHPDEFGLTILPERWDLWDRYSLKPVFEDSHYRQQDLVAACQKALEVKSTHESLSIMRHFVKDRMVELPNGWNALVAPGGLPAIEINIKPFEKLWEDLGVKYHKGLVGLFFTDDKVMVRMSPLSPPMQEALNTLGSMIVTTLGGFRLRQDDQLLITGTNRNHLNGFALCEVLLALSRDLAGPGM